The DNA region ACAGCAGACGCGGCACCGACGGCAACCCGCGCGCCGATGCGGCCAACCCCCGCAACGAGAACAAGAGCGGTCAGGTTCTGGAACTCACCGACGACCACGCCGGTACCGCCTTCACCTGGGAGCTGCTGCTGGTGTGCGGTGACCCGCAGGCCGCCGACACCTACTACGGCGGCTTCGACAAGTCTCGGGTCAGCCCGATCTCGTGCCCGGACAACGTGGCCTTCGACAGCCACGGCAACCTGTGGATCTCCACCGACGGCAACGCGCTGGAATCCAACGACGGGCTGTTCGCAGTGGCGTTGGAAGGAGCGCAACGCGGCGAGGTCCGGCAGTTCCTCACCGTGCCGCTGGGCGCCGAGACCTGCGGGCCGGTGATCACCGACGACCTGGTCACGGTGTGCGTGCAACACCCGGGGGAAAGCGACGAGCACACCCTGGACAACCCGCAGTCGCGCTGGCCCGAGGGTGGCAGCACCGGCACCGCGCGCCCCGCGGTGGTGGCGGTGTGGCGCGATGGCGGCCAGATCGGGATGTAGGCGACCCGAAAGCCCAGTTTTTGTGCCAGATTTGGATGAGTTTGTGTCTGCTCGCGCAGGGATAGACAGGGCACATGACCACTGCATCCCCGCCCTCCTCGCGACCGATCCGCATCGGCGTGCAACTGCAGCCGCAGCATTCACCGCGGTACAGCCATCTGCGCGATGCGGTGCGCCGCTGCGAAGATCTCGGCGTCGACATCGCCTTCAACTGGGACCACTTCTTCCCGCTCTACGGTGACCCCGATGGCGCTCACTACGAATGCTGGACGATGCTGGCCGCCTGGGCTGAGCAAACCTCACGCATCGAGATCGGCGCGCTGGTCAGCTGCAACTCCTATCGCAACCCCGAACTGCTCGCCGATATGGCCCGCACCGTCGACCACATCTCCGGGGGCCGGCTGATCCTGGGCATCGGATCAGGCTGGAAGCGGAAGGATTACGACGAGTACGGCTATGAGTTCGGCACCGCGGGCGGCCGACTCGACGACCTGGCTCGAGCGCTGCCCCGGATCACCTCCCGCCTGGCCAAGCTCAACCCCGCCCCGACCCGCGACATCCCGATCCTGATCGGCGGCCAGGGCGAGCGCAAGACGTTGCGTCTGGTCGCCGAACACGCCGACATCTGGCACGGCTTCACCGATCGGGCCACCTATCCTGGCAAAGCGGAGGTGCTCGACCGACACTGCGCGGACGTCGGCCGGGATCCGGCAGCCGTGGAACGGTCCTCCGGTGTCCCCGAGGGCGAAGTGGAAGCAATGCTCGCCGAGGCCGACGCTCTGGCCGGCCTCGGCGTCACGCTGCTGACGGTCGGGGTGAACGGTCCCGACTACAACCTGGCGGCCGCCGAAGCGCTCTGCCTCTGGCGCGACGAACGCAGCTGAGCCGCGACAGCGTCCGCCGAACCCGCGCTCCCGCTACGTTGCTTGACGTGACGACCTTGCGGGTACCGCTGCGCTCTGTGAAAGCACTGGCATGGGCACTGATCGTCGGCTTGCTGGCCGCCCTGACGTGGGCCACCCCGGCGCTCGCCGACACAGATCAATGCGCCCCACCGGGACTGGACAGCGCCAGCGGGCTGCCCACCAACCTGGCCACCTCCACCGATGGCCCCGAAGACGACCGGTTCACCACCGATTCGGTCGTGGCGCTGGACTCGATAGACATCAGCGCGCTGGGCTTGAGCCGGCCCGGGACGTTGACCGTCGGCACGCTCTCCGACGCGCCGCCGAGCATCTGCATCAACTCCGCGGGGCAGTTCACCGGCTATGACAACGAACTGCTGCGCGCCGTCGCCGACAAACTCGGCCTGCAGGTCAACTTCGTCGGCACCGAGTTCTCCGGGCTGCTCGCCCAGGTGGCTTCCGGCCGGTTCGACGTCGGCTCGTCATCGATCACCACCACCGAGGCCCGTCGTGCCACCGTGGGTTTCACCAACGGCTACGACTTCGGCTACTTCTCGCTGGTCGTTCCGCAGGGCTCGGTGATCTCCGGCTTCGACGACCTCGCCGACGGGCAGCGCATCGGCGTGGTCCAAGGCACCGTCCAGGAGGCCTACGTCGTCGACACCCTAGGTCTGCAGCCGGTCAAGTACCCCGACTACAACACCGTCTACGCCAGCCTGAAGACCCGCCAGATCGACGCCTGGGTGGCGCCGTCGCAGCAGGCTCAGGGCACCGTGCAGCCCGGCGATCCCGCCGAGATCGTGGAGAACACGTTCAGCCTGGACAACTTCATCGCCTGGGCGGTCGCCAAGGACAACCAGCCGCTCATCGATGCCCTCAACGCCGGACTCGACGCGGTCATCGCCGACGGCACCTGGTCGAGGCTGTACGCCGACTGGGTTCCGCGCGCCGTTCCACCGGGGTGGAAACCGGGCTCCAAGGCCGCACCCGAGCCCGAGCTTCCCGACCTCGACGCGATCGCGCAACGCAATGCCGCCCAGGCCCAGCCGTCGGCGCCCGCGCCACAGCGCTCGACACTGGGGCAACTCAAAGACGCGTTCGGCAACTGGGAGCTCTACAGGCAGGCCATCCCCGACCTGTTGACCACCGGCCTGCCCAACACCCTGATCCTGACCATCTCGGCCAGCATCATCGGTCTGGTGCTGGGCATGGCGCTGGCCATCGCCGGGATATCCCGGTCACGCTGGCTGCGCTGGCCGGCCCGCATCTATACCGACATCTTCCGCGGGCTACCCGAGGTGGTCATCATCTTGCTCATCGGCCTCGGTGTCGGCCCGCTCGTCGGGCATCTGACGGGCAACAACCCCTATCCACTCGGCATCGCCGCGCTGGGGCTGATGGCCGCCGCCTATGTCGGGGAGATCTTCCGGTCCGGCATCCAGAGCGTCGACCCCGGACAGCTCGAGGCCTCCCGCGCACTGGGATTGCGCTATTCGACCTCGATGCGGATGGTGGTGGTGCCGCAGGGGGTGCGTCGGGTCCTGCCCGCGCTGATGAACCAGTTCATCAGCCTGCTCAAGGCGTCCTCGCTGGTCTACTTCCTGGGCCTGATCGCCAACCAGCGAGAGCTGTTCCAGGTCGGCCGCGACCTCAACGCACAAACCGGCAACCTCTCACCGCTGGTAGCAGCCGGCCTGTTCTACCTGATGCTGACGATCCCGCTGACCCACCTGGTCAACTACATCGACACCCGGCTGCGGCGCGGCCGCCGGCCCGACGAGGAAGATCCACTGATGCTGTCCCGGGCGCAGGAGATGAACTGATGACCGCACAGTCGCTGACCGTCGACCCGGTGTCGTTGGCCGCGAACGACATCCACCTGGCGTTCGGCCGCAACAAGGTGCTGCGCGGAGTCGACCTGGACGTTGCTGCCGGTACCAGCACCGCGGTGATCGGGCCGTCGGGGTCGGGCAAGTCGACCCTGCTACGCACGCTCAACCGGCTCTACGAACCCGATCGCGGCGACATTCTGCTCGACGGCCGTTCGGTGCTCAGCGATGACCCCGACCGGTTGCGGCAACGAATCGGCATGGTGTTCCAGCACTTTCAGCTCTTCCCGCACCGGAATGTCCTCGACAACGTGACGATGGCGCCGCGAAAGCTCAAGCGGCTCAACACAGACCAGGCGCGCGAGCTGGGTATGGCCCAGCTGGAGCGGGTAGGACTGGGTCACAAGGCCCAGGCGCGGCCCTCGACGCTGTCGGGCGGGCAGCAGCAGCGGGTGGCCATCGCCCGCGCACTGGCGATGTCGCCCCAGGTGATGTTCTTCGACGAGGCCACCTCGGCCCTGGATCCCGAGCTGGTCAAGGGAGTGCTCGCGTTGATCGCGGACCTGGCCGCCGACGGGATGACGATGGTGGTGGTCACCCATGAAATGGGCTTCGCGCGATCGACAGCCGATGCCGTGGTGTTCATGGATCACGGTCAGGTGGTCGAGACCGGCCCGCCCGACCAGGTCTTCGAAGCCGCCGAAACCGACCGATTGCGTCGATTCCTGTCTCAAGTGTTATAGATTCCCCGATGCCGGCGTCAACGGGGGCCAGAATCGGGGCCGGCAACCTCCGACCACGTCTCTTGACCGGCCCAGACAGGTTAGACTGGCTCAATTATGGTGGAAACCGACGCGCAGGTCAGCGAGCTCGCCGGCGAGCTCCAGCGAGTGCTGTCCAAGGTGCTGTCCGTGCTGCGGCACACGGGAAAAACCTCGACGTCGGGCGACCTGACGCTGGCTCAGTTGTCGATTCTGCTCACGCTGCTCGACCAGGGCCCGATGCGGATGACCGAGTTGGCCGCCCACGAACGGGTCCGCACACCGACCACCACCGTCGCGATCCGCCGACTCGAGAAGCTGGGCCTGGTCAAACGGTCCCGCGACACATCCGACCTCCGTGCGGTGCTGGTGGAGATCACCCCGCAAGGACTTCAACAACACCAGGAAGCGCTCGCGTCGCGGCGCGCTCACCTGGCTGCGCTGCTGACCAAGCTCAACCCCGACGAGCTCGACGCGCTGGCCAAGGCGATGGCCCCGCTCGAGCGCATCGCCGAGTAGCCGAACTCAGCCGAGCCAGTCCAGCACCGCCGCCGCAGTCCACGACTGCTGCATGCTGCCCAGCGGCTCCCCGGTGAACGGCTCGTAGTACTCGGCGAAACTGCCGTCGCTGGCCTGCCGCAACCCTTCTCGGCGCAGCGTGGACGCCCGTTCGGCCCATCCGCGCCGGGCGAAACACCACGAGAACAGCCAGGTCATCACCGGCCACACCGGACCGCGCCAGTACTCGCGCGTCCGGAAGTCGCGCGACACCGGCGACGTCGACGGGATCAACGCATAGGCCAAGTCGGGATGGCCGCAGAACCGCGGCCCCTCCAGCAACCGCAACAGCGTGCGTTCGCGGTCGTGCGCCAACCCGCCGCACAGCAACGGTGCGAACTGCGCCACCGTTTCGGTCGCGATCCAGGTATCGGCGCGCACATCGAAATCCTTTGCCGCACCGGTGCGCTGATCGGTCGTGGCGATGACGCCGTTGCGGAACCGCTCAGCCCATCCATAGAGATCCTTGACATCGGCGTGCGGTCGGCGGTGGTCCTCCCCGATCTCGGCGAGGACCTGGCAGGCCACCGAGAACACCGCCGAGACGAACACATCCTCGACCGCGAAACTCAATGCCGTGACCAGTTTTTCATCGTCGTAGCCAACCGATTTCATCTCCTCGACCAACCAGAGGTAGCGATCGTATTCGTGGTCAGACGGCCGCTGGGAGGCGTCGGTGACGATGGTGTTGTCCTCGCGCTGGTAGGCGGGGACCGCGCCGGGAATGACGTTGGCGTAGGCGCTGTCCCAGCGGGGCGAGTTGTCCATCCCCGATTCCCAGCCGTGGTAGAGCGTGATCCGGCCGCGCTCGTATTGGTCTCGGCACTCGGCGAGCCAGCGATGCCAGCGCACCAGATCGTTCCACCGCCGATCCAGAAAAGCCTCGGCCACCGCGCGGGTGGATCGCCCCCGCGTCCGAGCGTGGTCGAGAATGCGCTGGACCGCGATCGCGTGCACCGGAGGCTGGGTGATACCCGAGGTGTGCCGGCCGCGCGGGGCGTCCGAAGCCAGCGCCGAACAGGCCCACCGGGCAGGGCCCGGGAAGTAGCCGTCCACCCCGTTGGCGAACACGATGTGCGGGATCATGCCGTTGCGCCACTGCGCCGAGAGCAAGGTGTCCAGCTCCACCACCGCGCGCTCCACCGACAGCGGTGCCAGCCCGATCGCCACGAACGCCGCGTCCCAGCTCCACATATGCGGGTACAACAGCGGCGCCGCAGTGGTCATCGTGCCGAGGTCGTTACCGCGCAGCAGATAGGCGGCGCGGGCCGCCAGTTGGGTCGGGCTGAAACTCGGGTCGTAAGGCATCACCTTTCATCATGCGACGAGCGGAGCAAATCGGCGAGACGAGCACGCCGGGCGCGCCGGGTACGCTCGCCTGCGTGCCAACCGCGATGATCACCGGGGCCGGCGGCGGGCTCGGCCAAGCCCTCGCCGCTGCGCTCGCGCCCACCCACACGCTGTTCCTGGCCGGCCGCCCGTCCGACCGTCTCGACGCCGTTGCCCGCCGGTACGGTGCCACCACCTGGCCGATCGATCTCGCCGATACCGACGGCATCGAAGCGGTCGTCGAACCGATCGTCGAGCTCGAGGTGCTCGTGCACAACGCCGGTGTCGCCTACCCCGGCCGGGTCGCCGAGACCACCATCGACCAGTGGCGGGCCACAATGTCGGTGAATCTTATTGGTGCCGTGGAGCTTACGCTGGCGCTACTGCCGGCGTTGCGAGCCGCCAACGGACATGTGGTGTTCATCAACTCCGGTTCGGGCATCAACGCCTCCCCCGGGCTGGCGTCCTACTCGGCGAGCAAATTCGCACTGCGTTCGTTCGCCGATTCGCTGCGCAGCGACGAACCGAGCCTGCGGGTC from Mycobacterium sp. SMC-4 includes:
- a CDS encoding LLM class F420-dependent oxidoreductase translates to MTTASPPSSRPIRIGVQLQPQHSPRYSHLRDAVRRCEDLGVDIAFNWDHFFPLYGDPDGAHYECWTMLAAWAEQTSRIEIGALVSCNSYRNPELLADMARTVDHISGGRLILGIGSGWKRKDYDEYGYEFGTAGGRLDDLARALPRITSRLAKLNPAPTRDIPILIGGQGERKTLRLVAEHADIWHGFTDRATYPGKAEVLDRHCADVGRDPAAVERSSGVPEGEVEAMLAEADALAGLGVTLLTVGVNGPDYNLAAAEALCLWRDERS
- a CDS encoding ABC transporter substrate-binding protein/permease; this translates as MKALAWALIVGLLAALTWATPALADTDQCAPPGLDSASGLPTNLATSTDGPEDDRFTTDSVVALDSIDISALGLSRPGTLTVGTLSDAPPSICINSAGQFTGYDNELLRAVADKLGLQVNFVGTEFSGLLAQVASGRFDVGSSSITTTEARRATVGFTNGYDFGYFSLVVPQGSVISGFDDLADGQRIGVVQGTVQEAYVVDTLGLQPVKYPDYNTVYASLKTRQIDAWVAPSQQAQGTVQPGDPAEIVENTFSLDNFIAWAVAKDNQPLIDALNAGLDAVIADGTWSRLYADWVPRAVPPGWKPGSKAAPEPELPDLDAIAQRNAAQAQPSAPAPQRSTLGQLKDAFGNWELYRQAIPDLLTTGLPNTLILTISASIIGLVLGMALAIAGISRSRWLRWPARIYTDIFRGLPEVVIILLIGLGVGPLVGHLTGNNPYPLGIAALGLMAAAYVGEIFRSGIQSVDPGQLEASRALGLRYSTSMRMVVVPQGVRRVLPALMNQFISLLKASSLVYFLGLIANQRELFQVGRDLNAQTGNLSPLVAAGLFYLMLTIPLTHLVNYIDTRLRRGRRPDEEDPLMLSRAQEMN
- a CDS encoding amino acid ABC transporter ATP-binding protein produces the protein MTAQSLTVDPVSLAANDIHLAFGRNKVLRGVDLDVAAGTSTAVIGPSGSGKSTLLRTLNRLYEPDRGDILLDGRSVLSDDPDRLRQRIGMVFQHFQLFPHRNVLDNVTMAPRKLKRLNTDQARELGMAQLERVGLGHKAQARPSTLSGGQQQRVAIARALAMSPQVMFFDEATSALDPELVKGVLALIADLAADGMTMVVVTHEMGFARSTADAVVFMDHGQVVETGPPDQVFEAAETDRLRRFLSQVL
- a CDS encoding MarR family winged helix-turn-helix transcriptional regulator — protein: MVETDAQVSELAGELQRVLSKVLSVLRHTGKTSTSGDLTLAQLSILLTLLDQGPMRMTELAAHERVRTPTTTVAIRRLEKLGLVKRSRDTSDLRAVLVEITPQGLQQHQEALASRRAHLAALLTKLNPDELDALAKAMAPLERIAE
- a CDS encoding MGH1-like glycoside hydrolase domain-containing protein, which codes for MPYDPSFSPTQLAARAAYLLRGNDLGTMTTAAPLLYPHMWSWDAAFVAIGLAPLSVERAVVELDTLLSAQWRNGMIPHIVFANGVDGYFPGPARWACSALASDAPRGRHTSGITQPPVHAIAVQRILDHARTRGRSTRAVAEAFLDRRWNDLVRWHRWLAECRDQYERGRITLYHGWESGMDNSPRWDSAYANVIPGAVPAYQREDNTIVTDASQRPSDHEYDRYLWLVEEMKSVGYDDEKLVTALSFAVEDVFVSAVFSVACQVLAEIGEDHRRPHADVKDLYGWAERFRNGVIATTDQRTGAAKDFDVRADTWIATETVAQFAPLLCGGLAHDRERTLLRLLEGPRFCGHPDLAYALIPSTSPVSRDFRTREYWRGPVWPVMTWLFSWCFARRGWAERASTLRREGLRQASDGSFAEYYEPFTGEPLGSMQQSWTAAAVLDWLG
- a CDS encoding SDR family oxidoreductase; this encodes MPTAMITGAGGGLGQALAAALAPTHTLFLAGRPSDRLDAVARRYGATTWPIDLADTDGIEAVVEPIVELEVLVHNAGVAYPGRVAETTIDQWRATMSVNLIGAVELTLALLPALRAANGHVVFINSGSGINASPGLASYSASKFALRSFADSLRSDEPSLRVTSIHPGRIATEMQEDLVAYEGRDYDPARFLSPETVARVTADAINTPADGHVHEVIVRPR